In a single window of the Thunnus albacares chromosome 1, fThuAlb1.1, whole genome shotgun sequence genome:
- the stk16 gene encoding serine/threonine-protein kinase 16 produces MGQTLCICSRGSITIDNKKYYFVQKLDEGGFSYVDLVEGVKDGHFYALKRILCHDREGRQEAQTEVEMHQMFNHPNILSLVAHTFVERGGKSEAWLLLPYIRKGSLWSVLEKLRDKGSSMPEKQILQILRGICSGLKTIHEKGYAHRDLKPTNVLLDEDDKPVLMDLGSMNRARIEVRGTREAMTIQDWAAQRCTISYRAPELFNVESHCIVDERTDIWSLGCVLYCMMMLEGPYDLVFQKGDSVALAVQNPVSIPQPCSYSEGLQLLLSSIMVSNPQERPNINWVLDQVQDLQSRSPNTQTNMV; encoded by the exons ATGGGACAGACCCTGTGCATATGCTCCCGTGGCTCCATCACCATTGATAACAAAAAATACTACTTTGTCCAGAAATTAGACGAGGG TGGTTTTAGTTATGTTGATCTGGTAGAGGGGGTAAAGGATGGTCACTTCTATGCCCTGAAGAGGATCCTGTGCCATGACCGTGAAGGGCGTCAGGAGGCTCAGACAGAGGTGGAGATGCATCAAATGTTTAATCACCCCAATATCTTGAGCCTGGTAGCGCACACCTTTGTTGAACGTGGGGGCAAGAGTGAAGCCTGGTTACTTCTGCCTTACATAAGA AAGGGCAGTCTGTGGTCTGTTCTGGAGAAGCTCAGAGACAAAGGGAGCTCAATgcctgaaaaacagattttacaaaTCTTGCGTGGCATCTGCTCTGGACTAAAGACCATTCATGAGAAAGGCTATGCACACAG AGATCTGAAGCCTACGAATGTGCTTCTGGATGAGGATGACAAGCCAGTGCTGATGGACCTGGGCTCTATGAACAGAGCCAGGATTGAG GTTAGAGGCACCAGAGAAGCCATGACCATACAGGACTGGGCAGCCCAGCGATGCACAATTTCCTACAGGGCTCCAGAACTCTTCAATGTAGAGAGCCACTGCATTGTAGACGAGCGCACTGACATCTGG TCACTTGGCTGTGTGCTTTACTGTATGATGATGTTGGAGGGGCCTTATGACCTGGTGTTTCAGAAGGGGGACAGTGTTGCCCTGGCTGTCCAGAATCCTGTGTCCATCCCACAGCCTTGCAG TTACTCTGAAGGTCTGCAGTTGCTGCTGAGCTCCATAATGGTGTCAAATCCCCAGGAGAGACCAAACATCAACTGGGTTCTTGACCAGGTACAGGACCTGCAGAGTCGCAGCCCCAACACCCAGACCAACATGGTCTGA
- the LOC122983200 gene encoding PEST proteolytic signal-containing nuclear protein-like isoform X1, with protein MADNEHNRRGCTDDGAGPQEEGGRVKTKPVSCSTVGGGTTAVKRTSQHLSSEDEDESSADPPAPCKVSKIGFGMSSQMGKKGNPISIKLGATKPKEPVPALPPKKPGLASVFNEDDDSEPEEMPPEAKMRMKNIGRETPTSAGPNSFNKGKQGFSDHQKLWERKLKAQADKFFDNFPALWTCNEEYFKPSVILSD; from the exons ATGGCGGATAACGAGCATAACAGAAGGGGTTGCACCGACGACGGAG CAGGGCCgcaggaggagggaggcagagTGAAAACTAAGCCTGTCTCTTGTAGCACTGTGGGAGGAGGAACGACCGCAGTCAAACGCACATCCCAGCATCTCTCGTCTGAAGATGAGGATGAGTCCTCAGCAGACCCTCCAGCACCCTGCAAAGTTTCCAAAATAGGCTTTGGCATGAGCAGTCAGATGGGGAAGAAGGGCAACCCCATATCTATTAAGCTTGGAGCAACA AAACCCAAAGAGCCTGTACCAGCACTTCCTCCAAAAAAGCCAGGGCTGGCGTCTGTCTTtaatgaggatgatgat AGTGAACCTGAGGAAATGCCTCCAGAGGCAAAGATGAGGATGAAAAACATTGGCag GGAGACGCCAACATCTGCAGGACCTAATTCCTTCAACAAGGGCAAGCAGGGCTTCTCTGATCATCAAAAACTTTGGGAGAGGAAGCTGAAGGCCCAAGCAGACAAATT TTTTGACAACTTCCCAGCTTTGTGGACATGCAATGAAGAATACTTTAAGCCCTCTGTGATTCTCAGTGACTGA
- the LOC122983200 gene encoding PEST proteolytic signal-containing nuclear protein-like isoform X3: MADNEHNRRGCTDDGGPQEEGGRVKTKPVSCSTVGGGTTAVKRTSQHLSSEDEDESSADPPAPCKVSKIGFGMSSQMGKKGNPISIKLGATKPKEPVPALPPKKPGLASVFNEDDDSEPEEMPPEAKMRMKNIGRETPTSAGPNSFNKGKQGFSDHQKLWERKLKAQADKL; this comes from the exons ATGGCGGATAACGAGCATAACAGAAGGGGTTGCACCGACGACGGAG GGCCgcaggaggagggaggcagagTGAAAACTAAGCCTGTCTCTTGTAGCACTGTGGGAGGAGGAACGACCGCAGTCAAACGCACATCCCAGCATCTCTCGTCTGAAGATGAGGATGAGTCCTCAGCAGACCCTCCAGCACCCTGCAAAGTTTCCAAAATAGGCTTTGGCATGAGCAGTCAGATGGGGAAGAAGGGCAACCCCATATCTATTAAGCTTGGAGCAACA AAACCCAAAGAGCCTGTACCAGCACTTCCTCCAAAAAAGCCAGGGCTGGCGTCTGTCTTtaatgaggatgatgat AGTGAACCTGAGGAAATGCCTCCAGAGGCAAAGATGAGGATGAAAAACATTGGCag GGAGACGCCAACATCTGCAGGACCTAATTCCTTCAACAAGGGCAAGCAGGGCTTCTCTGATCATCAAAAACTTTGGGAGAGGAAGCTGAAGGCCCAAGCAGACAAATTGTAA
- the LOC122983200 gene encoding PEST proteolytic signal-containing nuclear protein-like isoform X2, protein MADNEHNRRGCTDDGGPQEEGGRVKTKPVSCSTVGGGTTAVKRTSQHLSSEDEDESSADPPAPCKVSKIGFGMSSQMGKKGNPISIKLGATKPKEPVPALPPKKPGLASVFNEDDDSEPEEMPPEAKMRMKNIGRETPTSAGPNSFNKGKQGFSDHQKLWERKLKAQADKFFDNFPALWTCNEEYFKPSVILSD, encoded by the exons ATGGCGGATAACGAGCATAACAGAAGGGGTTGCACCGACGACGGAG GGCCgcaggaggagggaggcagagTGAAAACTAAGCCTGTCTCTTGTAGCACTGTGGGAGGAGGAACGACCGCAGTCAAACGCACATCCCAGCATCTCTCGTCTGAAGATGAGGATGAGTCCTCAGCAGACCCTCCAGCACCCTGCAAAGTTTCCAAAATAGGCTTTGGCATGAGCAGTCAGATGGGGAAGAAGGGCAACCCCATATCTATTAAGCTTGGAGCAACA AAACCCAAAGAGCCTGTACCAGCACTTCCTCCAAAAAAGCCAGGGCTGGCGTCTGTCTTtaatgaggatgatgat AGTGAACCTGAGGAAATGCCTCCAGAGGCAAAGATGAGGATGAAAAACATTGGCag GGAGACGCCAACATCTGCAGGACCTAATTCCTTCAACAAGGGCAAGCAGGGCTTCTCTGATCATCAAAAACTTTGGGAGAGGAAGCTGAAGGCCCAAGCAGACAAATT TTTTGACAACTTCCCAGCTTTGTGGACATGCAATGAAGAATACTTTAAGCCCTCTGTGATTCTCAGTGACTGA
- the LOC122983166 gene encoding interleukin-18 receptor accessory protein-like isoform X1: MQTGYVMLFLIIPTVLVGCCVGNHKIRGLQQNITHQHYRVVKGEIFMMPCKMCSKIEEEGNKGVSYDCGSQYLTEAKHSGNYTCHPGGSKFHLQVLEKTSLQCPEPEDSSIMLVASKGGKIPCPGLNCYSTDVSWYKGNNTLCRSRPCSMKNGELIFAKVSYHDTGVYFCDRLITEQGVTWTFRRAVNVTSIPRENATYSPRIAHPADNMTEVVQLGQPHNLTCEVYFPFEIKFLPEVQWYVNYSGSMENMTLLHMQSQQQNRVSFEEYVVIQTAIINEVTPLHLNHRYTCIARNTVNTTSATVKLKTEVKWPSLVGYPIASLLLVAGLGIILRVKWLEVQVIYKSHFQRGKLDGDEKEFDVFLSYVLSPPSAEVEGGLTLSSPSRPDSDVKECLSSLDPLNTEEGNTQRALEVLLPQVLEDRWGYRLCLLERDVLPGGAYTNDVVHAIQRSKMLICLLSDDYLSNSNAVFVLESGVQALLHNSALKLLLIWTNRTSKSLVQPDPPLPSVVQRALKVLPSLDWTSGKPASATSNFWRSLKKAMPNHRVKLVSLMQNQ; the protein is encoded by the exons ATGCAAACTGGATACGTTAtgctttttttaatcattcctACTGTCTTGGTGGGATGCTGCGTTGGAAATCATAAAATAAGAG GTCTTCAGCAGAATATTACACATCAGCACTACAGAGTGGTGAAGGGGGAAATTTTTATGATGCCGTGCAAGATGTGCTCCAAGATTGAAGAAGAGGGAAATAAAGGTGTATCCTATGACTGTGGGAGTCAGTACTTAACTGAAGCAAAGCATTCTGGAAATTATACATGCCATCCAGG TGGCAGCAAGTTTCATCTGCAGGTGTTGGAGAAAACCAGTCTGCAATGCCCTGAGCCTGAGGACAGCAGTATAATGCTGGTTGCGAGTAAAGGTGGCAAGATTCCCTGCCCAGGTCTCAACTGTTACAGCACAGACGTCAGCTGGTACAAG GGTAACAACACTCTGTGTAGGAGTAGACCCTGCAGTATGAAGAACGGCGAGTTAATTTTCGCCAAAGTCAGTTACCATGACACAGGTGTATATTTCTGTGATAGACTGATAACTGAGCAAGGAGTCACGTGGACTTTCAGGAGGGCTGTTAATGTCACAAGCATAC CACGTGAGAACGCAACATACTCTCCAAGGATTGCGCATCCTGCTGACAACATGACAGAAGTAGTGCAGCTTG GCCAGCCTCACAATCTGACATGTGAGGTATATTTTCCTTTTGAGATAAAGTTTTTGCCGGAGGTGCAGTGGTACGTGAATTACAGTGGCAGCATGGAGAATATGACTCTACTACACATGCAGAGCCAACA ACAGAACAGAGTGTCATTTGAAGAGTATGTGGTCATACAGACAGCCATCATAAATGAGGTGACTCCACTACACTTGAACCACAGATATACCTGTATCGCAAGGAATACTGTCAACACCACAAGTGCCACTGTCAAGCTCAAAACTGAAG TAAAATGGCCATCACTGGTTGGCTATCCTATTGCATCTTTGCTGCTGGTAGCTGGGTTGGGAATCATTTTGCGTGTGAAATGGCTGGAAGTACAAGTAATCTACAAATCCCATTTTCAACGCGGAAAACTCGATGGAG ATGAGAAAGagtttgatgtgtttctgtcatatGTGCTGAGTCCTCCATCAGCAGAAGTGGAGGGAGGTTTGACCCTTTCCTCCCCATCAAGACCTGACAGTGATGTGAAAG AATGTCTGTCCAGCCTGGACCCGCTAAACACAGAGGAGGGGAACACCCAGAGGGCACTAGAGGTGCTACTCCCCCAAGTGTTAGAGGACCGGTGGGGGTATCGCCTCTGTCTGCTGGAGAGGGATGTGCTTCCTGGAGGAG CATATACAAATGATGTGGTCCACGCAATACAGAGAAGCAAAATGCTCATTTGTCTCCTGTCAGATGACTACCTCTCCAACAGCAATGCTGTGTTTGTACTGGAATCAGGAGTTCAG GCTTTGCTGCATAACTCTGCCCTCAAACTCCTGCTAATATGGACCAACAGAACTTCAAAATCCCTCGTCCAGCCAGACCCGCCGCTGCCTTCAGTGGTCCAAAGGGCCTTGAAGGTGCTACCCAGTCTGGACTGGACCTCAGGCAAGCCTGCAAGTGCAACCAGCAACTTCTGGAGATCACTGAAAAAGGCCATGCCCAATCACAGAGTAAAGCTGGTTTCACTCATGCAGAACCAATGA
- the LOC122983166 gene encoding interleukin-18 receptor accessory protein-like isoform X2 produces the protein MLVASKGGKIPCPGLNCYSTDVSWYKGNNTLCRSRPCSMKNGELIFAKVSYHDTGVYFCDRLITEQGVTWTFRRAVNVTSIPRENATYSPRIAHPADNMTEVVQLGQPHNLTCEVYFPFEIKFLPEVQWYVNYSGSMENMTLLHMQSQQQNRVSFEEYVVIQTAIINEVTPLHLNHRYTCIARNTVNTTSATVKLKTEVKWPSLVGYPIASLLLVAGLGIILRVKWLEVQVIYKSHFQRGKLDGDEKEFDVFLSYVLSPPSAEVEGGLTLSSPSRPDSDVKECLSSLDPLNTEEGNTQRALEVLLPQVLEDRWGYRLCLLERDVLPGGAYTNDVVHAIQRSKMLICLLSDDYLSNSNAVFVLESGVQALLHNSALKLLLIWTNRTSKSLVQPDPPLPSVVQRALKVLPSLDWTSGKPASATSNFWRSLKKAMPNHRVKLVSLMQNQ, from the exons ATGCTGGTTGCGAGTAAAGGTGGCAAGATTCCCTGCCCAGGTCTCAACTGTTACAGCACAGACGTCAGCTGGTACAAG GGTAACAACACTCTGTGTAGGAGTAGACCCTGCAGTATGAAGAACGGCGAGTTAATTTTCGCCAAAGTCAGTTACCATGACACAGGTGTATATTTCTGTGATAGACTGATAACTGAGCAAGGAGTCACGTGGACTTTCAGGAGGGCTGTTAATGTCACAAGCATAC CACGTGAGAACGCAACATACTCTCCAAGGATTGCGCATCCTGCTGACAACATGACAGAAGTAGTGCAGCTTG GCCAGCCTCACAATCTGACATGTGAGGTATATTTTCCTTTTGAGATAAAGTTTTTGCCGGAGGTGCAGTGGTACGTGAATTACAGTGGCAGCATGGAGAATATGACTCTACTACACATGCAGAGCCAACA ACAGAACAGAGTGTCATTTGAAGAGTATGTGGTCATACAGACAGCCATCATAAATGAGGTGACTCCACTACACTTGAACCACAGATATACCTGTATCGCAAGGAATACTGTCAACACCACAAGTGCCACTGTCAAGCTCAAAACTGAAG TAAAATGGCCATCACTGGTTGGCTATCCTATTGCATCTTTGCTGCTGGTAGCTGGGTTGGGAATCATTTTGCGTGTGAAATGGCTGGAAGTACAAGTAATCTACAAATCCCATTTTCAACGCGGAAAACTCGATGGAG ATGAGAAAGagtttgatgtgtttctgtcatatGTGCTGAGTCCTCCATCAGCAGAAGTGGAGGGAGGTTTGACCCTTTCCTCCCCATCAAGACCTGACAGTGATGTGAAAG AATGTCTGTCCAGCCTGGACCCGCTAAACACAGAGGAGGGGAACACCCAGAGGGCACTAGAGGTGCTACTCCCCCAAGTGTTAGAGGACCGGTGGGGGTATCGCCTCTGTCTGCTGGAGAGGGATGTGCTTCCTGGAGGAG CATATACAAATGATGTGGTCCACGCAATACAGAGAAGCAAAATGCTCATTTGTCTCCTGTCAGATGACTACCTCTCCAACAGCAATGCTGTGTTTGTACTGGAATCAGGAGTTCAG GCTTTGCTGCATAACTCTGCCCTCAAACTCCTGCTAATATGGACCAACAGAACTTCAAAATCCCTCGTCCAGCCAGACCCGCCGCTGCCTTCAGTGGTCCAAAGGGCCTTGAAGGTGCTACCCAGTCTGGACTGGACCTCAGGCAAGCCTGCAAGTGCAACCAGCAACTTCTGGAGATCACTGAAAAAGGCCATGCCCAATCACAGAGTAAAGCTGGTTTCACTCATGCAGAACCAATGA